The DNA region TGAAAGTTCAGTccgttttcaaaaaaaaaaaaggatttatcTATGATTAAAGTTTAGCTATAACTCAACtcgatatttttttattagatgtgaattttgataaatttacaATTGGATTCCATTGTCTTCTTATATTCTGCATACTTAGTGGCggctccaaattttttttccaaagtgaTCATTAAGAaacttgaattaaaaaaaaaattaataaaaataaaacttaaatatattgacataaaaaaaaaaaagctcaaacacgaaagttttaaaatttccttcaatgagtttttcataatttgaaattattgtatGATAAAGTCTTTATTAATACTATCAGTTATTACTGGTTATTGAAACGAGAATTCAAAAGGGGAAAagaattaagttttttttttttgagttttttttttaagaattaagtattaataatatcaaaaagctAAGGAAATTTCTACCAGACTAATAAAATCATAGGAAAATGTCaacagagtttttttttttggattggctTGGGCTTATTTCAGGAAGTAAACAAGGCAAAGCAGTGTGCCAGTACTGGTAGCTGTAAAATAAGCAAATCAAAGTTCCATTTGATTCCCATTGCTATTACCTTTTGTAGTCCAAGAAAATTTTCCGAATTACACCAACCCATTTGCTAAAGCTTTCATTTGGGCTTCGTTTGATGGACTTGAACTAGGACCCGAATGGAAAATGCATGTATAAGCTATTTATATCTTCTGTTACAAGtcagacattttttttttattttttattttttatatataagatagaatttctaatctagtctaatctaagtgtatatgtgtgtgaagctccctcctagagacttgaactccagcCCTTGTCCCCCACACCccataagcatttatacttgtgaagtgaccaccgCATCAAGAGTACATGGAATTTAAGATTGAATACAACTTATTTATTCACTTACAGAGCCTGTTAGATGGACGCAAGTTGTTTTTTCATACTGAAGTGTcctaagtaaattttttttgatacagaAGTGTCCTAATTAATTGAATCACAAATGCGTGTGAAGGAGTAGTATAAAGAGGCAGAGTAAACTGCAAAATATTTGGTTCTTTAATTGTCATACTCAGATTCATGGAATCTGATCCTTATAGATATATGAAACAAAGCACCACCAAATAGAGATAACATCAGCTAGGACAGGTATTGACAGAGCCATAAATTCAATTACAAGAAAGATAACCTAAAGAGATCATATAGATAACTTACAAAACATACAACATGCTCAATATATGTAAAAAGCCATATAGATGGGGAATGTAAGATTCCTCTGGAAATTATGCGTCACTAACCACAGGCACCTTTTCATACCCTTCCAACTCTCTAAACCTCCGAGGAAGGATGAACCGACCACCAAACCGCTGCTGCAAGAAAACGATCAATGCAAAAACCAAACCCCCAAGAGGGATAATCACATCCCAAGCAGTGGAATAAAAATCTGCACCAGGATTTGCATATATGTATGACCCATCATACTGGTGGAAATAATTGTGAGCCCTGTAAAGATCATATGCATGAGGTAGCAATCTGACTATAGTGTTCCCCATGTAGAATGCACAAGAGAGAGCTCTCTCTCTGGTGTTCAAAAACAGGTTGAGCAGTATTTGAGGCAAAAGAAACCCATCCAAGACCAAACTAGCAAAAGATTTTAAATCACGCCAAAAAGAACGTGCATTGGTTCTTAAGGTACTGTTCACCATCGCAACATTTTCATTATTCACCCAGTTGGCTATCACAGCTACTAAAGCCCCAGCTGCACATAATGGTAAAACCACAAAGAGAACCCTCTTCTCAGCAACCCACAAAGCCTTTTGATTTCCTTCACCCCTTCTTGCGGACCATGTTCTATGCAGAAGACGGAATTGAAACAAGAAAACTACCATTCCAACCATCCTTACAATTACCTCATTTGCTTCAATCCATCCACCACTGTTGAGGAATATTCTTTGCTGACGATAATTTCCCAGGAACAAGGCTTCAAAGTTGAGCACAAGAGGTATCATGTAACCCAAAGTGAGAATTGACAGCATGACAAGTGAGGTGAAGGGAAGCACATGAGAGTACCTTTTGACATGAAAGAGTTGTAGTCCCACAAAAACACATGAAAGTGTTGTGGAGATAAGTACCATGATGATTTCTGCATCCATCCTCCGAATGGCTGTTTGATCCCTGTAATAAGCATATGCAGTCAAGTTTAAAACTTCAAAGTAAAGATTATCAATTTTTTCCCGTGTGCTTTGAATGGTTCCCTTGATCCGACctgaatttcttttatttgttgaagGGAATTCAAAATTGACAAGAATCTCACAATCCAAATAATCATTTGAGTCGAGAGTTCTGCACCCTACCATACACAAGATTCCTGTTTCAGCATCATACAACCCTTCAGCTAAAATCTCAAAGCTCTCTTGCAATTTTGAAGATGTGTTGAATGGAGAGCTCGTCGAGTTACTCGAGTACGTTGTGAGGCCTATGTGGTAGCTGATATTGACTGGACCACTGCTGTTGAAGTTCGCTGGCTCTTCAGACTCCATATAGCTTGAGTACTGATAGAGCTGATTATCAACAGAGATGGGGTTAGCATAGCCCCGAcccatttttccttttgaaattttcacTGACAAAGGAAATCTCATTTCATTAGAAAACGCATTTGGGTACACTTTCCCTTTGGTTTTAGCAGGATTTGAGCATGACTTCCTCGCTATGTCAATCTTGGAATACTCATACTTCGCACTAGACACAGCAGCACCCCCTCGCATATGATTGCTACCACTTTGAAACATGATACTATCGAAGTAACCTGGTTCATTCACAGACCTTTCGCTCCAAAGTTGTCCCACAATGCTACTAACACCTCTGATTGACCAGACTGCAGGGAACCTCAAGCTCAACATGGTTGAACAATCACCAAGATGAGCATCAGAAAAAGATTGAGCCATGCCCATAAATCGGCAAGCAACAATACAGAGCTGATTCTTGCTCTCATCCCATGATCCTTCCCCAACCAGAGCCATGTTGGGACTGAAATGCCGGTAATAATCAATATAGCTCCCGTTAGCAAACTCCACCAGGACTCGCATCCTTTCTTTATCCTCAGAACATTCAATTTCACTCAAAGACATAAGATTTGGCACATATCCGATACTCTTATCCAAAGGATtgctgcaattctttgcagaaACGCAACCCCCTGAATATTTCAAATTGAATTGAT from Castanea sativa cultivar Marrone di Chiusa Pesio chromosome 6, ASM4071231v1 includes:
- the LOC142639634 gene encoding uncharacterized protein LOC142639634, which produces MTNSSPRWHSLPWFFILFFLSTIFPFFSVTSSASQDIYDEHCSSTVADSKPNQVPIPKLPLPRTHNGYYTGGDKLHNQHSYPYYPSFSNSISIRTKAVHETDNPGLFKVDLSLTFQVSNIYYEDRPRRNSVTFKLQGYWSEPEGNLCAVGTGFTYSKEDHLLKLSAVLKLSNLTKSTNITSLITGTLESLSSGNKDFYFDPISMLLFPQMNYKYSYVSDDSKDRCSGGSDHLPKGLSLSSLPTRSFCSIVARAVNQFNLKYSGGCVSAKNCSNPLDKSIGYVPNLMSLSEIECSEDKERMRVLVEFANGSYIDYYRHFSPNMALVGEGSWDESKNQLCIVACRFMGMAQSFSDAHLGDCSTMLSLRFPAVWSIRGVSSIVGQLWSERSVNEPGYFDSIMFQSGSNHMRGGAAVSSAKYEYSKIDIARKSCSNPAKTKGKVYPNAFSNEMRFPLSVKISKGKMGRGYANPISVDNQLYQYSSYMESEEPANFNSSGPVNISYHIGLTTYSSNSTSSPFNTSSKLQESFEILAEGLYDAETGILCMVGCRTLDSNDYLDCEILVNFEFPSTNKRNSGRIKGTIQSTREKIDNLYFEVLNLTAYAYYRDQTAIRRMDAEIIMVLISTTLSCVFVGLQLFHVKRYSHVLPFTSLVMLSILTLGYMIPLVLNFEALFLGNYRQQRIFLNSGGWIEANEVIVRMVGMVVFLFQFRLLHRTWSARRGEGNQKALWVAEKRVLFVVLPLCAAGALVAVIANWVNNENVAMVNSTLRTNARSFWRDLKSFASLVLDGFLLPQILLNLFLNTRERALSCAFYMGNTIVRLLPHAYDLYRAHNYFHQYDGSYIYANPGADFYSTAWDVIIPLGGLVFALIVFLQQRFGGRFILPRRFRELEGYEKVPVVSDA